The segment TAAAGTACTCTCTATGCAGCCTACTGGGATTTTTATAGCAGGTGAAGACGGGATATGCTGCAAACTCATGGAGCACCGTGTTGACAGGTTAAAGGTTGTCATCAGACCAGTTTCTTGGCGATGAAGAAGTCTTTGAGGCGTTTCATCTGCCAGAAACCGACCGACAGCAGAATGGAGGTCTGCACCACGGCCCACCACAACACGTTGCTGTTGGTGTCCTCGCTAATCTGACGAaacatctcttctttctcctggTAGGGAGAAAAGGATGTAGGGGAGAGTGAGACAAGAGGCATGTTGTCAAATTGAATCACTTTTTGGAAATGAGGAAATCCTCTTAATTGTTGGAAAGTTGAATTTTTAGATAaggtctcctcttcctcctagacaggaggagggggggggggaaatggagagagtgagacatgAACATTTGCTCAACTGGGACAAAAGCtctttttggaaatgtttttctgTTAATTGTTGCTCTGTGAGGAAGAGGCAGGTGAAAATATGAATTCCCCCCTTCTGGGATCAAAGGATTATCACATTTGCTATTAGCACAGTGAAAATAGTGCCTGTTTACCCGTTGGTACTCCTGCTGCCTGATGATGTACAACATCTGGTCTATGAGGTGACTGAGGCTGTTCTCCATGAACTCCAGGTTGTCTTTGGTCCTGTCAACATTGGGGTCAATTGAGTGCTCTCCCATCTGAATGTCCAAATGCAGCTTCTGTACAGCAAATGGAGAGTTAAAGTGTTTTCACTCTCTGGCCAAGCTGCAATGTCAAAAATCTTTATAATTGGTCATTACAAATATGAATATTGTCATCTTAATGTATTTGAATTAGGTGGAGGAGtaaaagaggagagggcagaGTGTCATTTGTCTGTCAATCTGCACCTAATTGACTAAGCATACTATTGCAGTACTGTACGTGTTGCTGCATCTTTCTCACTGTGTTTCAGTTTagtaactttgtgtgtgtgttgtgtgcgtgtgtgtgtgtgtgtccacagatCTCACCAGCCGCTCTCCAGCGAAGACGGAGAACCTGGTGGAGTTGGTCTGGAAGCAGAGCAAGTGCTGACCGGAGGCGTGAGAGGTGAAGGTGAATTTACCGTGTTTTCCATAACGCTTGGACATCAAAATCTGCACAGcagcaaagaggagagagaatattACATCAGCGTTTCTCAAACTATGGGTCAGAAACAAAATGGGGTTGAGGTTCTCCTTCTTTTGGTCCTCAAgaatatgacagtttttttaaTGCACCTGGAACCACTGTGTTAGACAGCAGTaatcagagtgagagaaaattATGAGGTTATTATAGGAAAATAGACATATATTCAGTGTCCTGCAAAAAATGTTGCATCTCTTCCAGTAAAAGGAGAAATTTTAAGAATTGTGGAAAGCTGGCAGATTTTCTCATTGGTGTTCAtacatatttttgatattaCAAAATATTTAGATTAGACTTTGTATCTGGGTCATGAAACACTCTTTTACATGTtgggcagaggtggaaagtatcTAAGTACATTTATTCAAGTACTGATGCTTGagtacagttttgaggtactggcactttaccaCTTGAGTACTTCCATTTCGTGAGACTTTAAACTTTTACTTCACCACATTTCAGACGGAAATATtgtactccactacatttatcagacggctgtagttactagttactttgcagaataaggttttacatgcaaaacatatgataagctcataaaatatgttgcattgttagagtttaaactagCCAACAGtgtatggagcagttagactgacaacattaaaatacttcttacaggttaatgcatcagtaatttaagtttaatttaatttaatacttaagtacattttactgctaatacttaaagtaaacttttgaatggaggacttttacttttaatggagtattttttccattatggtattgctacttttacttaagtaaaggagtTGAGTACTTTTCCCACCACTGATGTTGGGGATTACGTCAGCAGTCAAAAATGCTGAATTGGAGGTGAAAGACGATGATATAATTAAGGCTTATGCTGTGTCCAACTAGTGTCCAAGTAATCAAACCATGCAGTGCTTGTTTCGGCCTTGTTTGGTCAGATTTGGACGGGGGAAAACCCGCAGCCACATGTTTTAGTGTACTGTTAcacacatgtgtttgtgtgtcgcTGGCCTGGTGATAAAGCTCTCCTCTGAGTCCAGTACCTCATGGTCTGGGTCTCGCACTTGCACAGTGACGCCCAGGTGAGGGGAGTTGGTGTGCGTCTTCAAATCCCAGGGCTCCAGCAAGAAATATCCTGagggaaagacacacacacacacacacacacacacacacacacacacagcaatgccTCAAGGTCAATACCAAGCCTGTTACATTTGTGACATAGACTACGCATTTATAAAATGAATAGAGATTATGTGTTATTTCTGTTCTGCTTTACGTTAAAAGTCTTGCAGTCAGATGTAATAGCGCCTTACACATTTAAGTTTACTGTAATTGTATGAATTGAATGAGATATTATGGAGATGATTATAATATTTTATTAGTTCCAACAATACACTTTACTTTGCAGTTTTTGCACATGTAgcattcttcttcttgtctctctctctgattgtaATTGTTGCAATTGCAATTTAGAAGAAGACTATGCTTCTTTGACAATATA is part of the Centroberyx gerrardi isolate f3 chromosome 16, fCenGer3.hap1.cur.20231027, whole genome shotgun sequence genome and harbors:
- the LOC139924160 gene encoding transmembrane emp24 domain-containing protein 11, giving the protein MGLRGVGFFLQCYLMLAAGMYFDLGEQEEKCIIDEIPEDMLVTGYFLLEPWDLKTHTNSPHLGVTVQVRDPDHEILMSKRYGKHGKFTFTSHASGQHLLCFQTNSTRFSVFAGERLKLHLDIQMGEHSIDPNVDRTKDNLEFMENSLSHLIDQMLYIIRQQEYQREKEEMFRQISEDTNSNVLWWAVVQTSILLSVGFWQMKRLKDFFIAKKLV